Proteins encoded within one genomic window of Micromonospora halotolerans:
- a CDS encoding D-alanyl-D-alanine carboxypeptidase family protein, whose product MRTWGPSAVLAAALLVPASMLSTPATAGTRAPARRLPAGAPPCPNVPAPATRPPQPPPAAGPVARAVGGAALATAGLALPPAAPAPPAVTATSWVVADLDSGAVLGGCGPHEYGVPASVQKLLLAATMLPRLDADREVTVTAEDLAIEPGSSAVGLAEGGRYRIETIWLGLLLKSGNEAANALARLGGGPDGTAGGIRAMNEEARRLGALQTHAVTPSGLDGPGQFTSAYDLALIARACFADPAFRRYTATRTARIPAQPALREKAFEIQNDNMLLDHYPGALGGKTGFTDLARHTYVGAAERGGRRLVVTVLGAETPTQRGWQQGAALLDWGFGLPRDAAVGRLVEPGELDRAAATPTGAASALAGGAGLAGTGSAATAAWPGAGPSIAVGVVLVLGGAVLLARRRHAALAAMPPATPLGGARIPDDD is encoded by the coding sequence ATGAGGACCTGGGGACCGTCCGCGGTGCTGGCCGCCGCCCTGCTCGTACCGGCGTCGATGCTGTCCACGCCCGCGACGGCGGGCACCCGGGCGCCCGCCCGGCGGCTGCCGGCGGGGGCGCCGCCCTGCCCGAACGTGCCCGCCCCGGCGACCCGGCCGCCGCAGCCGCCGCCCGCGGCCGGCCCCGTCGCGCGGGCGGTCGGCGGCGCCGCCCTGGCCACGGCCGGCCTGGCCCTGCCGCCGGCCGCGCCCGCGCCGCCGGCGGTGACCGCGACCTCCTGGGTGGTTGCCGACCTGGACAGCGGCGCGGTGCTCGGCGGCTGCGGACCGCACGAGTACGGCGTACCGGCCAGCGTGCAGAAGCTGCTGCTGGCGGCCACCATGCTGCCGAGGCTCGACGCGGACCGCGAGGTGACCGTGACCGCCGAGGACCTGGCCATCGAGCCGGGTAGTTCGGCGGTGGGCCTGGCCGAGGGCGGGCGGTACCGGATCGAGACGATCTGGCTGGGGCTGCTGCTGAAGTCCGGCAACGAGGCGGCCAACGCCCTGGCCCGGCTGGGCGGCGGCCCGGACGGGACGGCCGGGGGCATCCGTGCCATGAACGAGGAGGCCCGGCGGCTGGGCGCGTTGCAGACGCACGCCGTCACGCCGTCCGGGCTGGACGGACCCGGGCAGTTCACCAGCGCGTACGACCTGGCGTTGATCGCCCGCGCCTGCTTCGCCGACCCGGCGTTCCGCCGGTACACCGCCACCCGCACCGCCCGGATTCCCGCCCAGCCGGCGCTGCGCGAGAAGGCGTTCGAGATTCAGAACGACAACATGCTGCTCGACCACTACCCGGGCGCGCTGGGCGGCAAGACGGGCTTCACCGACCTGGCCCGGCACACGTACGTGGGCGCGGCCGAACGGGGCGGGCGGCGCCTCGTGGTGACCGTGCTCGGCGCGGAGACCCCCACGCAGCGCGGCTGGCAGCAGGGGGCCGCCCTGCTCGACTGGGGCTTCGGCCTCCCGCGGGACGCGGCGGTCGGCCGGCTGGTCGAGCCGGGCGAGCTGGACCGCGCCGCGGCGACGCCCACCGGGGCGGCGTCGGCCCTCGCCGGGGGCGCGGGGCTGGCCGGCACCGGTTCCGCGGCCACCGCCGCCTGGCCGGGCGCCGGCCCCTCGATCGCGGTCGGCGTGGTGCTGGTGCTCGGGGGAGCGGTGCTGCTGGCCCGGCGGCGGCACGCCGCGCTCGCCGCGATGCCGCCCGCCACGCCCCTCGGCGGCGCGAGAATCCCCGACGACGACTGA
- a CDS encoding M15 family metallopeptidase, translated as MGTGKRVAAALAVLATALAAGCQQPTPRPAPPAPSAPSTPSAAPASSARPSGPRAPADIVDLAAVDPGIRADIRYATAHNFVGRPITGYAEPLCLLTRPAAEALRRVQAAALAQGRRLKVYDCYRPQRAVDEFVAWAKLPGEQQMKGEFYPDEPKSRLFADGYIGAPTAHSRGSTLDLTLVPASTPDQPAYVPGQPLTACTAPAERRFPDNSVDMGTGFDCFDPRAHTADARVTGAARDNRELLKRLMTAQGFENYPREWWHYRYVDEPYPDTYFDFPVARSSLR; from the coding sequence GTGGGGACCGGGAAACGGGTGGCGGCGGCCCTGGCCGTGCTGGCCACGGCGCTCGCGGCCGGCTGCCAGCAGCCCACGCCGCGCCCGGCCCCGCCCGCGCCGTCGGCGCCGTCCACCCCGTCCGCCGCACCCGCGTCGTCGGCCCGCCCGAGCGGCCCCCGCGCCCCGGCCGACATCGTCGACCTGGCCGCCGTCGACCCGGGCATCCGCGCCGACATCCGGTACGCCACCGCGCACAACTTCGTCGGCCGGCCGATCACCGGCTACGCCGAGCCGCTCTGCCTGCTCACCCGCCCGGCCGCGGAGGCGCTGCGCCGGGTGCAGGCCGCCGCCCTGGCACAGGGCCGCCGCCTCAAGGTGTACGACTGCTACCGCCCACAGCGGGCGGTGGACGAGTTCGTCGCCTGGGCGAAGCTCCCCGGCGAGCAGCAGATGAAGGGGGAGTTCTATCCGGACGAGCCGAAGAGCCGGCTCTTCGCCGACGGCTACATCGGCGCGCCGACCGCACACAGCCGGGGAAGCACCCTCGACCTGACGCTGGTCCCGGCGTCCACCCCCGACCAACCGGCGTACGTGCCGGGCCAGCCGCTGACCGCCTGCACCGCGCCGGCCGAGCGGCGCTTCCCGGACAACTCCGTCGACATGGGCACCGGGTTCGACTGCTTCGACCCCCGCGCGCACACCGCGGACGCGCGCGTCACCGGCGCGGCCCGGGACAACCGGGAGCTGCTGAAGCGGCTCATGACCGCGCAGGGCTTCGAGAACTACCCGCGCGAGTGGTGGCACTACCGGTACGTCGACGAGCCGTACCCGGACACCTACTTCGACTTCCCGGTGGCCCGGTCCTCGCTGCGGTGA
- a CDS encoding DinB family protein, protein METERIGPPLLAGERETLRAFLDFHRATLALKCEGLTDEELRRQSSPPSTLSLLGLVRHMAEVERTWFRRVINAEDVQLIWSASGDFQEAYDASASSRSEAFEAWQREVEHARRIEREAESLDVTGHQARWGEDVSLRLVMLHMMHEYARHNGHADFLREAVDGTVGV, encoded by the coding sequence GTGGAGACCGAACGGATCGGCCCGCCGCTGCTGGCCGGGGAGCGGGAGACGCTGCGCGCGTTCCTCGACTTCCACCGCGCCACCCTGGCCCTGAAGTGCGAGGGGCTGACCGACGAGGAGCTGCGGCGGCAGTCGTCGCCGCCGTCCACGCTGTCCCTGCTCGGTCTCGTGCGGCACATGGCCGAGGTCGAGCGCACCTGGTTCCGCCGGGTGATCAACGCCGAGGACGTCCAGCTCATCTGGTCGGCGAGCGGGGACTTCCAGGAGGCGTACGACGCGAGCGCGTCGAGCCGGTCGGAGGCGTTCGAGGCGTGGCAGCGGGAGGTCGAGCACGCCCGCCGCATCGAGCGCGAGGCTGAGTCGCTCGACGTCACCGGCCACCAGGCCCGCTGGGGCGAGGACGTCTCGCTGCGCCTGGTGATGCTGCACATGATGCACGAGTACGCCCGGCACAACGGCCACGCCGACTTCCTCCGCGAGGCCGTCGACGGGACCGTCGGCGTGTGA
- a CDS encoding M36 family metallopeptidase yields MMHPHIRRSALVASAVTAALVAGGTPVQAAGYPYDHTATATVFAPNPVQQLGDQSLTDQKDADYPALAGAYRSVPLTNLDGSGTLTGKYVVVKSKTGTPARVVDGTYPAWHRDADQFEQVMGYHWVNTAQAYLQSLGFGSTLRPVNQRQIELRIDQYGGDNSFFREDKANITLGKGGVDDGEDAEVIVHEYGHSVQDGQVPGFGTTPESGAIGEAFGDYLAVAVTSWATGVPTKTPEACVADWDSVSYTRAAPHCLRRLDGTKVYPADLVGEVHADGEIWSRALWDIRTALGDRRASTLIVEAQFAFTTDVTFRDAALATVAAAQRLYGTQAATATRAAFVARGIL; encoded by the coding sequence ATGATGCACCCCCACATCCGACGTTCCGCGCTGGTCGCCTCGGCGGTCACCGCGGCGCTGGTGGCCGGCGGCACCCCCGTCCAGGCCGCCGGCTACCCCTACGACCACACCGCCACCGCGACGGTCTTCGCGCCGAACCCCGTCCAGCAGCTCGGCGACCAGTCGCTGACCGACCAGAAGGACGCCGACTACCCGGCGCTGGCCGGGGCGTACCGGTCGGTGCCGCTGACCAACCTGGACGGCTCCGGCACCCTCACCGGGAAGTACGTGGTGGTCAAGAGCAAGACCGGCACCCCGGCCCGCGTGGTCGACGGCACCTACCCGGCCTGGCACCGGGACGCCGACCAGTTCGAGCAGGTGATGGGCTACCACTGGGTGAACACCGCCCAGGCGTACCTCCAGTCGCTCGGCTTCGGCAGCACGCTGCGGCCGGTCAACCAGCGGCAGATCGAGCTGCGCATCGACCAGTACGGTGGCGACAACTCGTTCTTCCGCGAGGACAAGGCCAACATCACCCTCGGCAAGGGCGGCGTGGACGACGGCGAGGACGCCGAGGTCATCGTCCACGAGTACGGCCACTCGGTGCAGGACGGCCAGGTGCCCGGCTTCGGCACCACGCCGGAGTCCGGCGCGATCGGCGAGGCGTTCGGCGACTACCTGGCGGTCGCGGTGACCAGCTGGGCCACCGGCGTGCCGACGAAGACCCCGGAGGCCTGCGTGGCCGACTGGGACTCGGTCTCCTACACCCGCGCCGCCCCGCACTGCCTGCGCCGCCTCGACGGCACCAAGGTCTACCCCGCCGACCTGGTGGGCGAGGTGCACGCCGACGGCGAGATCTGGTCCCGCGCGCTGTGGGACATCCGCACCGCGCTCGGCGACCGCAGGGCCAGCACGCTGATCGTGGAGGCGCAGTTCGCCTTCACCACGGACGTCACCTTCCGGGACGCGGCGCTGGCCACCGTTGCCGCCGCGCAGCGCCTCTACGGCACCCAGGCCGCGACCGCGACCCGGGCGGCCTTCGTCGCCCGCGGCATCCTCTGA
- a CDS encoding LacI family DNA-binding transcriptional regulator, producing the protein MNADDEPRVTITAIAREAGVSVPTVSRVLNGRSDVAPDTRERVEELLRHHGYQRRGSRTVRRADLVDLVFNDLDSPWAVEIIRGVEDVGHAVGVGTVVSAIHSESTSTRKWLQNLRARASDGVIVVTSHLTPPVHAQLRRLNVPVVVVDPAAGVPDRDVPAIGATNWAGGLAATEHLLGLGHRRIGFVAGPTHLLCSRARLDGYRAALEAAGVPPDDRLVEPGDFYHASGFTAGSTLLDLDDPPTAIFAASDQMAFGVYEAVRRRGLRVADDVSIVGFDDLPETRWASPPLTTVRQPLVEMGRLAARTVLRLAQGEELESPRVELATELVVRDSTARPAGR; encoded by the coding sequence GTGAACGCGGACGACGAGCCCAGGGTGACCATCACCGCGATCGCGCGGGAGGCGGGTGTCTCCGTGCCCACCGTGTCCCGGGTGCTCAACGGGCGCTCGGACGTCGCACCGGACACCCGGGAACGGGTCGAGGAACTGCTGCGCCACCACGGCTACCAGCGCCGCGGCAGCCGCACGGTGCGCCGGGCCGACCTGGTCGACCTGGTCTTCAACGACCTCGACAGCCCGTGGGCCGTGGAGATCATCCGGGGCGTGGAGGACGTCGGGCACGCCGTCGGGGTGGGCACCGTCGTGTCGGCGATCCACAGCGAGTCGACCTCGACCCGGAAGTGGTTGCAGAACCTGCGGGCCCGCGCCTCGGACGGGGTCATCGTGGTGACCTCCCACCTGACCCCGCCGGTGCACGCCCAGCTGCGCCGGCTCAACGTGCCGGTGGTGGTCGTCGACCCGGCCGCCGGCGTGCCCGACCGGGACGTGCCGGCGATCGGGGCGACCAACTGGGCCGGCGGCCTGGCCGCCACCGAACACCTGCTGGGGCTGGGCCACCGCCGGATCGGCTTCGTGGCCGGCCCCACCCACCTGCTGTGCAGCCGCGCCCGGCTGGACGGCTACCGGGCCGCGCTGGAGGCGGCCGGCGTGCCGCCGGACGACCGGCTCGTGGAGCCCGGCGACTTCTACCACGCCTCCGGCTTCACCGCCGGCAGCACCCTGCTCGACCTCGACGACCCGCCGACCGCGATCTTCGCGGCCAGCGACCAGATGGCCTTCGGGGTCTACGAGGCGGTCCGCCGGCGCGGGCTGCGGGTGGCCGACGACGTGAGCATCGTCGGCTTCGACGACCTGCCGGAGACCCGGTGGGCCTCCCCGCCGCTGACCACGGTGCGCCAGCCGCTGGTGGAGATGGGCCGGCTCGCCGCCCGCACGGTGCTGCGCCTGGCGCAGGGCGAGGAACTCGAGTCGCCGCGGGTGGAGCTGGCCACCGAACTGGTGGTGCGGGACAGCACCGCCCGCCCGGCCGGCCGGTAG
- a CDS encoding alpha/beta hydrolase, producing MARIRCDFFSSALGMGTSMTVLLPDRSAGIGMAGAAGPGDPPVLYLLHGLTDDDTIWTRRTAIERYVAPLGLAVVMPQVQRSFYCDEVHGNRYWTFLSEELPEVCRSYFRLSDRRADTFVAGLSMGGYGALKWALRQPDRFAAAASLSGALDVARRRHHPTSPLDPAVWHTVWGDRDVAGPEDDTVALLERAGDDLPALYVACGTEDFLYEDNTRFVDTARRRGLPVTVDFGPGDHDWAYWDARIQDVLAWLPLPRND from the coding sequence ATGGCCCGGATCCGGTGTGACTTCTTCTCCTCGGCGCTCGGCATGGGCACGTCGATGACGGTGCTGCTGCCCGACCGCTCGGCCGGGATCGGCATGGCCGGCGCAGCCGGCCCCGGGGACCCTCCGGTGCTCTACCTGCTGCACGGCCTGACCGACGACGACACCATCTGGACCCGGCGCACCGCGATCGAGCGGTACGTCGCGCCGCTCGGGCTGGCCGTGGTGATGCCACAGGTGCAGCGCAGCTTCTACTGCGACGAGGTGCACGGCAACCGGTACTGGACCTTCCTCAGCGAGGAGCTGCCGGAGGTGTGCCGGTCGTACTTCCGCCTCTCCGACCGGCGGGCGGACACGTTCGTGGCCGGCCTGTCCATGGGCGGCTACGGGGCGCTGAAGTGGGCGCTGCGCCAACCGGACCGGTTCGCCGCCGCGGCCAGCCTCTCCGGCGCGCTGGACGTCGCCCGACGCCGCCACCACCCGACGAGCCCCCTGGACCCCGCCGTCTGGCACACCGTCTGGGGCGACCGGGACGTGGCGGGCCCGGAGGACGACACCGTGGCGCTGCTGGAACGGGCCGGCGACGACCTGCCCGCCCTCTACGTGGCGTGCGGCACCGAGGACTTCCTCTACGAGGACAACACCCGCTTCGTCGACACGGCACGCCGCCGAGGGCTGCCGGTCACCGTGGACTTCGGCCCCGGTGACCACGACTGGGCGTACTGGGACGCGCGGATCCAGGACGTGCTGGCCTGGCTGCCGCTGCCCCGCAACGACTGA
- a CDS encoding DUF2975 domain-containing protein, with translation MFTAQRAVAPLKAFLVLLFGILVLFQVMSLPGQFAHMARENPDMAYLRWPATAVTVFWVLCVQVVIVCTWKLLTLVKNDRIFSEASLAWVDAIVWAIAAAWLVLVAVFLYVGFHADDPGLPILLFLLVTGVTVLGLLMVVMRELLRQATTLRTDMEAVI, from the coding sequence ATGTTCACAGCTCAACGAGCAGTCGCTCCGCTCAAGGCCTTCCTCGTGCTGCTGTTCGGGATCCTGGTCCTCTTCCAGGTCATGTCGCTGCCCGGGCAGTTCGCGCACATGGCCCGGGAGAACCCGGACATGGCCTACCTCCGCTGGCCGGCGACCGCGGTGACGGTGTTCTGGGTGCTCTGCGTGCAGGTGGTGATCGTGTGCACCTGGAAGCTGCTCACCCTGGTCAAGAACGACCGCATCTTCAGCGAGGCGTCGCTGGCGTGGGTGGACGCGATCGTGTGGGCCATCGCCGCCGCGTGGCTGGTGCTCGTGGCCGTCTTCCTCTACGTCGGCTTCCACGCCGACGACCCGGGTCTGCCGATCCTGTTGTTCCTGCTGGTGACCGGGGTGACCGTGCTGGGGCTGCTGATGGTGGTGATGCGGGAGCTGCTGCGGCAGGCCACCACGCTCCGGACCGACATGGAAGCGGTGATCTGA
- a CDS encoding helix-turn-helix domain-containing protein, with product MPIVVRIDVELAKRKMSVGEFAERVGLTPANVAVLKNGRAKAVRFSTLEAMCRVLNCQPGDLLEWVEE from the coding sequence ATGCCCATCGTCGTCCGCATCGACGTCGAGCTGGCCAAGCGCAAGATGAGCGTCGGCGAGTTCGCCGAGCGGGTCGGGCTCACCCCGGCGAATGTCGCGGTGCTGAAGAACGGCCGGGCCAAGGCGGTCCGCTTCAGCACCCTGGAGGCCATGTGCCGGGTGCTGAACTGCCAGCCCGGTGACCTGCTCGAGTGGGTCGAGGAGTAG
- a CDS encoding TetM/TetW/TetO/TetS family tetracycline resistance ribosomal protection protein produces the protein MKTLNLGILAHVDAGKTSLTERLLHSAGVIDEPGSVDAGSTRTDTLALERQRGITIRSAVVSFAVSGTTVNLIDTPGHPDFIAEVERVLGVLDGAVLVVSAVEGVQAQTRVLARTLRRLGIPTLFFVNKVDRAGADPDRVLRQLADRLTPDVVALGRVDAPGTPGARWVPHPPGDPGHQARLVDLLSAHDDALLAAYVADERTITSDRLRTALAAQTARARVHPVLAGSAITGAGVADLIDAVTALLPTTEGDDHAPLSGAVFKVERGPAGEKVAYARIFAGTVRVRDRIRHGDGQEARVTALGVFDGGDATPDDAAGPGRIVRLHGLAGVRVGDVLGVPPDRPAARRHFAPPTLETVVEPVRPADRPALHAALTQLAEQDPLINLRQDDRRQEIAVSLYGEVQKEVIEATLADDYGVPVTFRETTTVCVERVVGVGSAVEWIGREPNPFLGTVGLRVEPGPVGGGVEFRLGIELGSMPLAFLKAIEETVRETLRQGLHGWDVVDCVVTLTHGGYWARQSHAHGVFDKSMSSTAGDFRNLTPLVLMAALTRAGTRVHEPMHRFRLDLPADLVGAVLPVLAGLGAATRASTLRGASYLIEGEVPAGRVHALEQRLPGLTRGEGTLEAEFDHHRPVRGPAPSRPRWDHDPLHRKEYLLAVARRVTGRPAR, from the coding sequence GTGAAAACCCTCAATCTCGGCATCCTCGCCCATGTCGACGCCGGTAAGACGAGCCTGACCGAACGGCTGCTGCACAGCGCCGGGGTCATCGACGAGCCCGGCAGTGTCGACGCCGGCAGCACCCGCACCGACACGCTGGCGCTGGAGCGGCAGCGGGGCATCACCATCCGCTCCGCCGTGGTCTCCTTCGCCGTCTCCGGTACCACCGTCAACCTCATCGACACCCCGGGCCACCCCGACTTCATCGCCGAGGTGGAACGCGTGCTCGGCGTGCTCGACGGCGCGGTGCTCGTGGTCTCCGCCGTCGAGGGCGTCCAGGCCCAGACCCGGGTGCTGGCCCGCACCCTGCGCCGCCTCGGCATCCCCACCCTCTTCTTCGTGAACAAGGTGGACCGGGCCGGCGCCGACCCGGACCGGGTGCTGCGCCAGCTCGCCGACCGGCTCACCCCCGACGTCGTCGCCCTCGGCCGGGTCGACGCCCCCGGCACGCCGGGCGCCCGCTGGGTGCCGCACCCGCCGGGCGACCCCGGCCACCAGGCCCGCCTGGTCGACCTGCTCTCCGCACACGACGACGCCCTGCTGGCCGCGTACGTGGCCGACGAGCGGACGATCACCTCGGACCGGCTGCGCACGGCGCTCGCCGCGCAGACCGCCCGCGCCCGGGTGCACCCCGTGCTCGCCGGCTCCGCCATCACCGGCGCCGGGGTGGCCGACCTGATCGACGCGGTCACCGCGCTGCTCCCCACCACCGAGGGTGACGACCACGCCCCGCTCTCCGGCGCCGTCTTCAAGGTCGAGCGCGGCCCGGCCGGCGAGAAGGTCGCGTACGCGCGGATCTTCGCCGGGACCGTGCGGGTCCGCGACCGGATCCGCCACGGCGACGGCCAGGAGGCCCGGGTCACCGCCCTCGGCGTGTTCGACGGCGGCGACGCGACGCCCGACGACGCTGCCGGTCCCGGCCGGATCGTCCGGCTGCACGGCCTCGCCGGCGTCCGCGTCGGCGACGTGCTCGGCGTCCCGCCCGACCGCCCCGCCGCGCGGCGCCACTTCGCCCCGCCAACGCTGGAGACCGTCGTCGAGCCGGTACGCCCGGCCGACCGTCCGGCCCTGCACGCCGCCCTGACCCAGCTCGCCGAGCAGGACCCGCTGATCAACCTGCGGCAGGACGACCGGCGCCAGGAGATCGCCGTGTCCCTCTACGGCGAGGTGCAGAAGGAGGTCATCGAGGCCACCCTCGCCGACGACTACGGCGTCCCGGTCACCTTCCGGGAGACCACCACGGTCTGCGTGGAGCGGGTGGTCGGCGTGGGCTCCGCCGTCGAGTGGATCGGCCGGGAACCCAACCCGTTCCTCGGCACCGTCGGCCTGCGCGTCGAGCCCGGGCCGGTCGGTGGCGGCGTCGAGTTCCGGCTCGGCATCGAACTCGGCTCGATGCCGCTGGCCTTCCTCAAGGCCATCGAGGAGACCGTCCGCGAGACCCTGCGCCAGGGCCTGCACGGCTGGGATGTCGTCGACTGCGTGGTCACCCTGACGCACGGCGGCTACTGGGCCCGGCAGAGCCACGCCCACGGCGTGTTCGACAAGAGCATGTCCAGCACGGCCGGGGACTTCCGAAACCTCACCCCGCTGGTGCTCATGGCCGCGCTCACCCGCGCCGGCACCCGGGTCCACGAGCCGATGCACCGGTTCCGGCTCGACCTCCCCGCCGACCTGGTGGGGGCGGTGCTGCCCGTGCTCGCCGGGCTGGGCGCCGCGACCCGCGCCAGCACCCTGCGCGGCGCGTCCTACCTCATCGAGGGGGAGGTGCCGGCCGGGCGGGTGCACGCGCTGGAGCAGCGGCTGCCCGGGCTCACCCGCGGGGAGGGCACCCTGGAGGCCGAGTTCGACCACCACCGACCGGTACGCGGGCCGGCCCCGAGCCGGCCGCGCTGGGACCACGACCCGCTGCACCGCAAGGAGTACCTGCTCGCGGTGGCCCGCCGGGTCACCGGCCGGCCGGCGCGCTGA
- a CDS encoding RtcB family protein, with amino-acid sequence MGFTPLAGTRAPVRVWTDPYTIEAQAARQLRNIGALPWVQGVAVMPDVHFGKGATVGSVIAMRQAVSPAAVGVDIGCGMSAVRTSLTAADLPDDLGPLRSAIEAAIPVGFAMRADAVDPRRVRGLEQGGWDDFWRRFATLDRKVAQLETRAQRQLGTLGGGNHFIEVCLEQGGPDDGRVWLMLHSGSRNIGKELAERHMAVARGLPHNVDLPDRDLAVFLAGTPEMDAYRRDLFWAQEYARRNRAVMLALLCAVVRDEFPQVSYDEPVSCHHNYVAEESYDGVEVLVTRKGAIRAGRGDLGIIPGSMGTGSYIVRGKGNVDAYCSASHGAGRRMSRGQAKRTYSTADLAAQTAGVECRKDAGVVDEIPGAYKDITQVMAQQEDLVEVVAHLKQVVCVKG; translated from the coding sequence ATGGGTTTCACCCCGCTGGCCGGTACCCGGGCGCCGGTCCGGGTCTGGACCGACCCGTACACGATCGAGGCGCAGGCGGCCCGGCAGCTGCGCAACATCGGCGCGCTGCCCTGGGTGCAGGGCGTCGCCGTGATGCCGGACGTGCACTTCGGCAAGGGCGCCACCGTCGGGTCGGTCATCGCCATGCGGCAGGCCGTCTCGCCCGCCGCGGTCGGCGTCGACATCGGCTGCGGGATGTCCGCGGTGCGCACCTCGCTCACCGCGGCCGACCTGCCCGACGACCTGGGCCCTCTGCGCAGCGCCATCGAGGCGGCCATCCCGGTCGGCTTCGCCATGCGCGCCGACGCGGTCGACCCGCGCCGCGTCCGCGGCCTGGAGCAGGGCGGCTGGGACGACTTCTGGCGCCGCTTCGCCACCCTCGACCGGAAGGTGGCGCAGCTGGAGACCCGGGCCCAGCGCCAGCTGGGCACCCTCGGTGGCGGGAACCACTTCATCGAGGTCTGCCTCGAGCAGGGCGGCCCGGACGACGGCCGGGTCTGGCTGATGCTGCACTCCGGCTCCCGCAACATCGGCAAGGAACTCGCCGAGCGGCACATGGCGGTGGCCCGCGGGCTGCCGCACAACGTCGACCTGCCCGACCGGGACCTCGCGGTGTTCCTCGCCGGCACCCCGGAAATGGACGCCTACCGCCGGGACCTCTTCTGGGCCCAGGAGTACGCGCGCCGCAACCGGGCCGTCATGCTCGCCCTGCTCTGCGCGGTGGTCCGGGATGAGTTCCCGCAGGTCAGCTACGACGAGCCGGTCTCCTGCCACCACAACTACGTGGCGGAGGAGAGCTACGACGGGGTCGAGGTGCTGGTGACCCGCAAGGGCGCGATCCGGGCCGGCCGGGGCGACCTGGGCATCATCCCGGGGTCGATGGGCACCGGGTCGTACATCGTGCGCGGCAAGGGCAACGTCGACGCGTACTGCTCGGCCTCGCACGGGGCCGGGCGGCGGATGTCGCGGGGGCAGGCGAAGCGGACGTACAGCACCGCCGACCTGGCCGCGCAGACGGCGGGCGTCGAGTGCCGCAAGGACGCCGGGGTGGTCGACGAGATCCCCGGCGCGTACAAGGACATCACCCAGGTGATGGCCCAGCAGGAGGACCTGGTCGAGGTGGTCGCCCACCTCAAGCAGGTCGTCTGCGTGAAGGGTTGA
- a CDS encoding DUF6058 family natural product biosynthesis protein, which translates to MFALAERAGGVDALPGWFVGHWADPARGVEEWDAYLSGQYVCLRSVSTESIRRKEELVGAIRAAPAEPDAGSAAWLDRLHALVDELDALEPAFTGYDRLRFGGPTLRDTCVDGVRARYPRRVSAPAGR; encoded by the coding sequence ATGTTCGCGCTGGCGGAGCGGGCCGGCGGGGTGGACGCCCTGCCCGGGTGGTTCGTCGGGCACTGGGCGGACCCGGCGCGCGGCGTGGAGGAGTGGGACGCCTACCTCAGCGGCCAGTACGTCTGCCTGCGCTCGGTGTCCACGGAGTCGATCCGGCGCAAGGAGGAGCTGGTCGGGGCGATCCGGGCGGCGCCGGCCGAGCCGGACGCCGGGTCGGCGGCGTGGCTCGACCGGCTGCACGCGCTGGTCGACGAGCTGGACGCGCTGGAGCCGGCGTTCACCGGCTACGACCGGCTCCGGTTCGGCGGCCCGACCCTCCGGGACACCTGCGTGGACGGGGTGCGCGCCCGGTATCCGCGGCGGGTCAGCGCGCCGGCCGGCCGGTGA